A single window of Rubripirellula lacrimiformis DNA harbors:
- the lpdA gene encoding dihydrolipoyl dehydrogenase: MKTVKHELVVLGGGPAGYVAAIRAAQLGIDVACIDENSQFGGTCVRVGCIPSKALLESSHVYESTQHDLADHGISVGDVKFDLSAMMERKKKIVDRLTGGIDMLFKKKGVTPYCGRGKFRDVNTVEVSLSDGGEAVQITADQVLVCAGSRPASIPPVEEDGDRIGNSTTALSFPDVPKRLVVIGGGYIGLELGSVWKRLGSEVIVLEAMDRILPGLDDELVKLAYRTFKKQGIDFRTGTFVQSAKVQGDKCIVAIQGGEPIECDRVLLATGRTPATDNLGLESIGLETDNRGFISVNKNFETSVEGVYAIGDCIGGAMLAHKAMEEAVVCVERMAGIKSHMNYDVIPAVVYTHPEIAMVGKTEQQLQDEGIEYKKGICPFGANGRAQTLGDVDGRVKILADAKTDRVLGVHIIGNRAGDLIAEAAAAMEFGASSEDIARTCHAHPTLSEAVHEAALAVDGRAIHTA, translated from the coding sequence ATGAAAACGGTGAAGCACGAACTCGTGGTCCTTGGCGGCGGTCCCGCTGGCTATGTCGCGGCAATCCGCGCTGCCCAACTGGGGATCGATGTCGCTTGCATCGATGAAAACTCGCAGTTCGGTGGTACCTGTGTGCGAGTCGGTTGCATTCCCAGCAAAGCCTTGTTGGAATCCAGCCACGTGTACGAATCCACCCAGCATGATCTGGCCGACCACGGGATCAGCGTGGGCGATGTCAAGTTCGACTTGTCGGCCATGATGGAACGCAAGAAAAAGATCGTCGATCGTCTGACGGGGGGGATCGACATGCTGTTTAAAAAGAAGGGGGTCACGCCCTACTGTGGTCGTGGCAAGTTCCGCGATGTGAACACGGTCGAAGTCTCGCTTAGCGATGGCGGCGAAGCGGTCCAAATCACGGCCGATCAAGTGTTGGTGTGTGCCGGCAGCCGCCCCGCCAGCATTCCGCCGGTCGAAGAGGACGGGGATCGAATCGGCAACAGCACGACCGCGTTGTCCTTTCCCGACGTTCCCAAACGTTTGGTCGTCATTGGTGGCGGATACATCGGGTTGGAACTGGGCAGCGTGTGGAAACGGCTGGGCAGCGAAGTGATCGTGTTGGAAGCCATGGACCGCATCCTGCCGGGCTTGGACGACGAACTGGTCAAACTGGCTTACCGAACGTTTAAAAAACAAGGCATCGATTTCCGTACCGGCACCTTTGTCCAATCCGCCAAGGTTCAGGGCGACAAATGCATCGTCGCCATCCAAGGCGGTGAACCGATCGAATGCGATCGTGTGCTCTTGGCGACCGGACGGACTCCGGCCACCGATAACCTTGGGCTGGAATCCATCGGCCTGGAAACGGACAATCGCGGATTCATCTCCGTCAATAAGAACTTCGAAACATCAGTCGAAGGTGTTTATGCAATCGGTGACTGCATCGGCGGTGCCATGTTGGCGCACAAAGCGATGGAAGAAGCGGTCGTGTGCGTCGAGCGAATGGCGGGCATCAAGAGCCACATGAACTACGACGTGATCCCAGCGGTGGTGTACACCCATCCCGAGATCGCCATGGTCGGCAAGACTGAACAACAACTGCAGGACGAGGGCATCGAATACAAGAAGGGCATTTGTCCGTTCGGTGCCAATGGACGTGCACAGACCCTCGGCGACGTCGACGGGCGAGTGAAGATATTGGCCGATGCGAAGACCGACCGAGTGTTGGGAGTTCACATCATCGGGAACCGCGCCGGTGACCTGATCGCCGAAGCGGCTGCCGCGATGGAGTTTGGTGCGTCCAGCGAAGACATCGCGCGGACCTGCCACGCCCACCCAACGCTATCCGAAGCCGTTCACGAGGCGGCCCTGGCCGTCGACGGCCGCGCGATCCACACCGCCTAG